The proteins below are encoded in one region of Equus przewalskii isolate Varuska chromosome 1, EquPr2, whole genome shotgun sequence:
- the LOC139085213 gene encoding uncharacterized protein, translated as MGPPASCAVQPRARGGFSLPASSSGATLAGSGCSCPAGDRPRWSQARDTERDPPGFPRCVWPWVGLAQTPASSSLASPFLGGNSACAPREPARREKLRPQGLGPSGLPGGGSTGGLGSGSAGSRCGLGAGPEGAEQSGVGGARPAPASDPLCDTERTPGGSGLTVVWREPEGAHLGGTTGARYPPEGSLRHWLRGGRKAAAPGAALWFLALRGGGLPSPFFTAEETDPSRCSAPQQPHTPARVCLRRVSPEQRPERLESLVRLPSPLPAECAALQRAKGRSLQALLWGPRPLHAIPGAPTRTSSS; from the exons ATGGGGCCGCCTGCTTCGTGTGCAGTGCAGCCCCGCGCGCGTGGGGGTTTCTCTCTCCCCGCTTCTTCGTCCGGGGCCACACTCGCGGGATCCGGGTGTAGCTGCCCCGCAGGCGATCGGCCCCGGTGGAGCCAGGCCCGGGACACTGAGCGTGACCCTCCTGGATTCCCGCGCTGCGTGTGGCCCTGGGTCGGCCTGGCTCAGACACCCGCCTCGTCCTCGCTCGCGTCCCCCTTCCTCGGAGGAAACAGCGCGTGTGCGCCCCGAGAGCCCGCCCGCAGGGAGAAGCTTCGCCCGCAGGGTTTGGGCCCCTCTGGGCTCCCCGGAGGCGGCAGCACAGGCGGCCTAGGCTCGGGCTCTGCTGGGAGCCGCTGCGGGCTTGGGGCGGGGCCAGAGGGGGCGGAGCAGAGCGGAGTGGGAGGGGCGCGGCCGGCTCCGGCCTCTGACCCCCTCTGCGATACAGAGCGGACCCCGGGCGGCAGCGGCCTGACGGTCGTCTGGAGGGAGCCAGAAGGGGCGCACCTGGGTGGGACGACAGGGGCGCGCTACCCTCCCGAAGGGTCCCTGCGACACTGGCTCCGAGGCGGGAGGAAGGCCGCAGCTCCGGGCGCCGCGCTTTGGTTCCTTGCACTACGCGGCGGGGGCCTCCCCAGCcctttttttacagctgaggaaacagatcCGAGTCGCTGCTCCGCGCCCCAGCAACCCCACACCCCTGCCCGGGTCTGTCTACGCCGGGTCTCCCCTGAGCAGCGACCCGAACGCTTAGAGTCGCTAGTGAGGCTGCCGTCTCCACTGCCCGCTGAGTGCGCGGCTCTCCAGAGAGCCAAGGGCCGTAG TCTCCAGGCGCTCCTCTGGGGCCCGCGCCCTCTCCACGCCATACCTGGGGCTCCCACCCgcacctcctcctcctga